From Microplitis mediator isolate UGA2020A chromosome 11, iyMicMedi2.1, whole genome shotgun sequence, one genomic window encodes:
- the LOC130677237 gene encoding DALR anticodon-binding domain-containing protein 3, with amino-acid sequence MNEKHIAEYLMEELMNNKNTSIKTKAIKIIESGKLKNRDIIINLNISIWKSLIDNDDKVLNKSKNILDYYLKKRGINISDLLDQFTEALKYIGDKKWRVAIDNLTLGNGEVFVTLNKKCLINNVIRDAIKLKGLYGKRSDGGKIYLEINEDFESSLTTTRLNLLKNICGNVLKTLGFEIDDNAERKLFLTTKSQGDIGDGFDRCLCGVVKNPRTNAKETELSYSEYLEQKVQLIKEANDSRPVDDIGDQQLKVIAEAVITFEFMSVKPSHPCFIKVDSDADKAGTCNRGGTFVLYNLARITKILDKFQHEVNSGKYPELWDIDKVDLHLLNSEEEWNLIYNYIYDYPFILTRIVEIEANGHCKIHPQILCSFLLNISQKFSNYYRRYRILTDGRSQLLKEMMRRIYLLKALQIIFNNALDILNVTSISRM; translated from the exons atgaatgaaaaacatATTGCGGAATATTTAATGGAAGAATTGATGAACAATAAAAACACGAGTATTAAAACAAAagctattaaaataattgaatcaggtaaattaaaaaacagagatattattattaatttaaatatatcgatatgGAAATCATTGATTGATAACGAcgataaagtattaaataaaagtaaaaatatattggaTTATTATCTAAAGAAACGAGGAATAAATATTTCTGATTTATTAGACCAGTTTACTgag gcaTTGAAGTACATTGGAGATAAAAAATGGAGAGTTGCAATAGATAATTTAACGCTGGGTAATGGTGAAGTTTTTGTtacgttaaataaaaagtgtttgataaataatgtaataagAGATGCTATTAAATTGAAGGGATTGTATGGAAAGAGAAGTGACGgtggtaaaatttatttggagaTAAATGAAGATTTCGAGTCAAGCTTGACGACAACGCGTTTGAATCTTTTGAAAAACATTTGCGGGAATGTTTTGAAAACTCTGGGATTTGAAATTGATGACAATGCAGAGCGTAAGTTATTTTTGACAACGAAATCCCAAGGAGATATTGGAGATGGGTTTGATAGATGTCTTTGTGGAGTTGTCAAGAACCCTCGTACTAATGCCAAAGAAACTGAGCTGAGTTATTCCGAGTATTTGGAACAAAAAGTTCAGCTTATCAAAGAAGCCAATGATTCGAGACCCGTTGATGACATTGGAGATCAACAGTTGAAAGTTATTGCTGAAGCtgtaataacttttgaattcaTGAGTGTTAAACCAAGTCATCcttgttttataaaagttgATTCTGATGCTGATAAAGCTGGTACTTGTAATCGTGGGGGCACTTTCGTTTTGTATAATTTAGCGAGGATCACTAAAATACTGGATAAATTTCAGCATGAAGTAAACTCAGGGAAATATCCAGAGCTATGGGATATTGATAAAGTggatttacatttattaaattcagag GAAGAATGGAatcttatttataattatatttacgatTATCCATTCATACTAACGAGAATTGTTGAAATTGAAGCTAATGGACATTGTAAAATCCATCCGCAGATTCTTTGTtcattcttattaaatataagcCAAAAATTCAGCAACTACTACCGGAGATACAGAATTTTAAcg GACGGACGCTCGCAACTGCTAAAAGAAATGATGagacgtatatatttattgaaggCACTccagattatttttaacaacgCTCTCGATATTTTAAACGTAACTTCGATATCTCGGATGtaa
- the LOC130677239 gene encoding uncharacterized protein LOC130677239 — protein sequence MLRTMISINHSIEIKNYNRLKTLIKNNAKGHRQKKAKVFSWNDIKKFIDKAPDDGYLIEKVVAIFDIAGAMRGGEFPDLRVQDIEDTGSQLIVTILKTKTDYPRTFVIGPEYRSKILQYKALRPKDSNTDSFLTY from the exons ATGCTGAGAACCATGATTAGTATTAATCATAGCATcgagattaaaaattacaatagatTAAAGACACTAATTAAGAATAATGCTAAAGGTCATCGTCAGAAGAAGGCCAAAGTATTCTCATGGAATGACATTAAGAAGTTCATCGATAAGGCACCGGATGAtggttatttaattgaaaaa GTTGTTGCAATTTTCGACATTGCTGGAGCAATGAGAGGTGGAGAATTTCCTGACTTACGAGTACAAGACATCGAAGatactggcagtcagctgattgTTACCATCCTGAAGACAAAAACAGACTATCCTCGCACTTTTGTAATTGGCCCGGAATACCGCAGTAAAATTTTGCAGTATAAAGCTCTACGACCTAAGGACTCAAATACGGATAGTTTTTTGACATATTGA
- the LOC130677154 gene encoding FHF complex subunit HOOK interacting protein 2A-like, whose protein sequence is MISGFQVALKNTIDVIAPPATPIQDFIYHWKQLMKFYSSHKTNCKVSIENTGIPQHLNHLLEILLNEEKESDNPGLCLEYLLQHKLLDWLATLATAETPPGMRLVCLIFFKKLLARTKFPLLHQAAVYGPVLRLISLCSGSIPSPIEAEEIKFLLTLCFLICRYPHLTNIVNDCSSVRLEQSAVKGSERLDIQSVTYIPSRQRSNTNPLFKPLNTQAITLVNPNLFACDYHQRRSICTERFKKSAKHCDKIRRKISGRSNESTSSRDTENSSRCSSPVEKNNDAALETIVDNCDYENCDKESDRVSSSVFDIDAKLQDLEELRIDDYRGNELVHDINEGDDKRQSLSISPDLESSNLLLDALISYLNSADNTVRVRACEGIMVLATLEEPAFARTMAQSDLPRVLTARLENLFNCIPAHVDPAEIDEIDFTWGLDSPLWTKEKKFPGCRQVAAYFMSLDYCDQLIKEAHPDVAAALAKAIRLLFFEKVLTPALADHHVVLITALVTETLRKITGSILNAELGYWLVGIQRAPVADVCETSIIERLIENCYSDSDDLTLETLKLFEAILETRNEHVFHCMVLSYLTSRGYYDTSAADSAIASWSDEEDEREREKKGSLDFSQEQTHSRTLAPSNIHRILNCFLSLVPRQLQSDPGEDDYARYMADWEKQYQRVKNECALFAWPLEAISVDDSGSYDSRPEADHCSSRFYMGPFIAMLLDKVSNIPNQKYEINLQLTVVISKLALLPHPYLHEFLLNPLVPLIPGTKSLFNCLQKIVKQLVSEVSKLPKYKDDLRETRKKLLQETSQDSIKENILYESIVITEEFCKELAAIAYVKYQHSM, encoded by the exons atgatcagCGGGTTCCAAGTAGCCTTGAAAAATACCATCGACGTC ATAGCCCCACCAGCAACACCAATTCAGGATTTTATTTACCACTGGAAGCAGTTGATGAAGTTTTATTCTAGTCATAAAACCAACTGCAAAGTCTCTATTGAAAACACAGGAATTCCCCAGCATTTGAACCACCTGCTGGAAATTTTACTGAATGAAGAGAAAGAAAGCGACAATCCCGGGTTATGTCTAGAGTATTTACTTCAACACAAACTGCTGGACTGGCTGGCAACGCTGGCCACTGCAGAGACACCACCAGGAATGCGACTAGTCtgcttgatattttttaaaaaacttctcGCCCGAACAAAGTTCCCTCTGCTGCACCAAGCCGCAGTATACGGGCCAGTATTGCGGCTGATAAGTCTCTGCAGTGGCAGCATCCCATCGCCGATCGAAGctgaagaaattaaatttctcttGACACTCTGCTTCCTCATATGCAGATACCCGCACTTGACAAATATCGTCAACGACTGCAGCAGCGTCCGTCTCGAGCAGTCCGCAGTCAAGGGTTCTGAGCGGCTTGACATTCAGTCAGTAACTTACATTCCTAGTAGGCAGAGATCTAATACGAATCCGTTATTCAAACCGCTAAATACCCAAGCGATAACTCTGGTGAATCCAAATTTGTTTGCTTGTGATTATCACCAGAGACGATCGATCTGTACCGAGAGGTTTAAAAAGTCTGCTAAACACTGTGATAAAATTCGTAGAAAAATTTCTGGTCGTTCCAATGAGTCAACGTCTTCACGTGATACTGAAAACTCGTCGCGTTGTTCTAGTccagttgaaaaaaataatgacgcCGCGTTGGAGACAATTGTAGACAACTGCGACTATGAAAATTGTGATAAAGAATCCGATCGTGTTTCTTCTTCAGTATTTGATATTGATGCTAAACTACAGGATCTTGAAGAATTGAGGATAGATGATTACCGTGGTAATGAACTAGTCCATGATATTAATGAGGGTGATGATAAAAGACAGAGTTTATCCATTTCTCCTGACCTTGAGAGCTCAAACTTACTTTTAGATGCCTTAATATCGTACTTGAATAGTGCT GACAATACAGTAAGAGTGAGAGCCTGTGAAGGAATAATGGTTTTAGCGACACTAGAGGAGCCAGCATTTGCGCGTACGATGGCACAAAGTGATTTGCCGAGAGTACTTACAGCTAGACTAGAGAATTTATTCAACTGTATACCAGCACACGTGGACCCTGCAGAGATAGACGAGATTGATTTCACGTGGGGTCTGGATTCTCCGCTCTGGACAAAGGAAAAAAAGTTTCCTGGATGCAGACAAGTCGCTGCTTACTTTATGTCACTGGATTACTGTGACCAGTTAATCAAAGAAGCTCATCCTGATGTAGCTGCCGCTCTTGCCAAAGCtattagattattattttttgaaaaagtattAACTCCAGCACTAGCTGATCATCATGTCGTTTTGATTACTGCGTTGGTCACTGAAACGCTTAGAAAAATAACTGGATCCATATTAAATgctg agcTCGGCTATTGGTTGGTAGGTATTCAAAGAGCTCCAGTTGCTGATGTATGCGAGACATCAATAATAGAACGTCTGATAGAAAATTGTTATTCAGATAGCGATGATCTAACTTTAGAAACATTGAAACTATTTGAAGCGATACTAGAAACACGAAATGAACACGTGTTTCATTGCATGGTTCTTTCATATTTAACATCACGCGGTTATTATGACACATCAGCAGCAGACAGTGCAATAGCATCCTGGAGCGACGAGGAAGACGAACGAGAGCGTGAAAAAAAAGGCTCGCTAGATTTCTCTCAAGAACAAACCCACAGCCGAACTTTGGCGCCCAGTAACATTCACCGGATACTCAATTGCTTTTTATCTCTGGTACCAAGACAACTGCAGAGTGATCCAGGTGAAGATGATTACGCGCGTTATATGGCCGACTGGGAAAAACAGTACCAGCGAGTTAAAAATGAGTGCGCTCTATTCGCTTGGCCACTAGAAGCAATTTCTGTTGACGACTCTGGCAGTTATGACTCACGACCCGAAGCAGATCATTGCTCTTCTAGGTTTTACATGGGCCCTTTTATTGCCATGCTGCTTGATAAAGTATCAAACATTCCGaatcaaaaatatgaaataaactTACAGTTAACTGTAGTAATTTCAAAACTTGCTTTGTTACCGCATCCGTACTTACATGAGTTTCTACTCAATCCTTTGGTGCCTCTTATTCCAGGCACCAAAAGTTTGTTTAATTGTCTACAGAAAATAGTTAAACAATTAGTCAGCGAAGTAAGCAAATTGCCAAAGTATAAAGATGATTTAAGagaaactagaaaaaaattattacaagaaACTTCACAGGATTc aataaaagaaaatattttgtatgaaAGTATTGTAATAACTGAAGAATTTTGTAAAGAATTAGCAGCAATAGCTTATGTTAAATATCAACATTCCATGTAA